One window of Candidatus Babeliales bacterium genomic DNA carries:
- a CDS encoding ankyrin repeat domain-containing protein, whose protein sequence is MNKKTITCSIVIISHFATAMDIKNSDTQYLSALINNVLFSMPEEIVVKGIKAWLGFQAIGRLKQVSKMCNKWWNVGDICPDASDYECACKCPTPACSIVGNYGACTKILQHYAEIGDKEMFCHFWHHDHEFRKTVIFKVFEINYYAQVEHFMEVYAGRYVHQREIDQINLKRLIHALSKRDVKAKTLLTLIGSRFDVFLPYKKNCTLLQRVCQLKKVSLLEALLGANYAINDTNEQRVSVLHKVVLYGTVEMVQNLLDRNVRVNVFDQHGQTPLHYAAKKGRYAILCTLLEHKDVIVDVRCAIRATPLYYAARRGGLRSVRELVKKGADVNAKTIGGVTPLHIAVEKGKISVADFLLQHDALVDATDYEKRTPLHYVFCIEKNPQERKRQMIDLLLKHNANPDACDKDGRNALYFARS, encoded by the coding sequence ATGAATAAAAAAACAATAACATGTAGTATTGTAATTATATCTCATTTTGCAACTGCAATGGATATAAAAAATAGTGATACTCAGTATCTATCTGCTCTTATCAATAACGTTCTGTTTTCTATGCCAGAAGAAATAGTAGTAAAAGGGATTAAAGCATGGTTAGGATTTCAGGCAATAGGTCGATTGAAACAAGTCAGTAAAATGTGTAATAAATGGTGGAATGTTGGAGATATATGTCCAGATGCATCAGATTATGAGTGTGCATGTAAATGTCCCACTCCTGCATGTTCCATAGTAGGTAATTATGGTGCATGTACTAAAATCCTGCAACATTATGCAGAAATAGGAGATAAAGAGATGTTTTGCCATTTTTGGCATCATGATCATGAATTCAGAAAAACTGTGATTTTCAAAGTTTTTGAGATTAATTATTATGCTCAAGTCGAACACTTTATGGAAGTATATGCTGGACGCTATGTTCATCAACGCGAGATAGATCAAATAAATTTAAAACGTTTGATACATGCATTAAGTAAGCGTGATGTCAAAGCAAAAACGCTATTGACATTGATAGGGAGTCGATTTGATGTATTTCTACCATATAAAAAAAACTGTACATTACTCCAAAGAGTATGTCAGCTCAAAAAGGTTTCACTTTTGGAAGCTTTACTTGGTGCAAATTATGCAATAAATGATACTAATGAGCAGAGAGTTTCAGTGCTTCATAAAGTTGTATTATATGGAACTGTTGAAATGGTACAGAATTTATTGGATAGAAATGTTAGAGTGAATGTTTTTGATCAACATGGGCAAACACCTTTGCATTATGCTGCTAAAAAGGGTAGATACGCTATTTTGTGCACGTTACTTGAGCATAAGGATGTTATAGTTGATGTGCGATGTGCTATAAGGGCAACTCCTTTGTATTACGCAGCACGACGAGGCGGTCTGAGATCTGTAAGAGAATTGGTTAAAAAAGGTGCTGATGTAAATGCCAAGACTATTGGTGGTGTAACACCGCTCCATATCGCTGTTGAGAAAGGAAAAATTTCCGTAGCGGATTTTTTGTTGCAACATGATGCTTTGGTAGACGCGACTGATTATGAAAAAAGAACACCGTTACACTATGTATTTTGTATCGAAAAAAATCCACAAGAGCG